From Ipomoea triloba cultivar NCNSP0323 chromosome 5, ASM357664v1, the proteins below share one genomic window:
- the LOC116019336 gene encoding probable tetraacyldisaccharide 4'-kinase, mitochondrial isoform X2 encodes MIRQFTRPLSLHGPIRVPPPSLVVFNGETGKTGDPNSLHSTFAEALHSFTAPPLPSPTSVLCIIFFPASSFPPASPLPIWVLTPAKGYGGADEVKMLERHLRETPVKIGVGANRAAIAASFFQRHGYMNPKDNSTRTNLCVDRIGAAVLDDGMQHLNVWRDIEIVMVNAMMPWGNHRLLPLGPLREPFTALNRADFVVVHHADLVSKQDIEAIESTVRKFNESVPIFFSTLAPLYFMKAGNISCKLSLKDISKAIILCVSAIGSADSFVQRIKKMGPMLVDRLDFRDHHLFLPEDIDMIRKRLQKLESEFASTPIVVVTEKDYDRAPEVLKHLNYEVLVLCSSLQILSSKGSKEDGFKKCLRQCLETRLSGGYTT; translated from the exons ATGATTCGGCAATTTACAAGGCCGCTTTCCCTCCACGGCCCAATACGAGTTCCTCCGCCTTCCTTGGTCGTTTTCAATGGAGAAACTGGCAAGACTGGTGACCCAAATAGCCTACACTCCACCTTCGCAGAGGCTCTCCACTCTTTCACCGCTCCACCTCTCCCTTCTCCCACTTCTGTCCTTTGCATCATCTTTTTTCCGGCTAGCAGTTTCCCTCCGGCATCGCCTCTACCGATATGGGTTCTTACGCCAGCAAAG GGCTATGGTGGTGCAGATGAAGTTAAGATGCTCGAGAGGCATCTTCGGGAGACGCCTGTAAAGATAGGTGTTGGCGCAAATAGGGCTGCAATTGCTGCTAGTTTTTTTCAAAGACATGGTTATATGAATCCTAAAGACAATAGTACTCGTACTAATTTGTGTGTGGACCGAATTGGGGCTGCAGTCTTAGATGACGGAATGCAG CACCTTAACGTGTGGCGTGACATAGAGATTGTAATGGTGAATGCAATGATGCCCTGGGGCAACCATCGGTTACTCCCGCTTGGACCTTTAAGAGAACCTTTTACAGCACTTAACCGAGCAGATTTTGTTGTAGTGCATCATGCAGACCTG GTATCGAAACAGGATATTGAAGCTATAGAGTCAACAGTTCGAAAATTTAATGAATCAGTTCCCATATTCTTCAGCACATTAGCTCCTCTATACTTTATGAAAGCCGGAAACATATCCTGCAAATTATCTTTGAAGGACATATCTAAGGCAATCATCTTATGTGTCTCTGCCATAGGATCTGCAGATTCTTTTGTGCAGAGGATTAAAAAG ATGGGGCCAATGCTTGTTGATAGACTCGACTTCAGAGACCACCATTTGTTTCTACCTGAG GATATTGACATGATAAGAAAGAGACTCCAAAAACTTGAATCTGAGTTTGCTTCGACTCCAATTGTGGTTGTAACTGAAAAG GACTATGATAGAGCTCCCGAGGTTCTTAAACATCTGAACTATGAAGTCTTGGTGCTTTGTTCATCCTTGCAAATCCTGTCTTCTAAGGGAAGTAAAGAAGATGGCTTCAAGAAATGCTTGAGGCAGTGTCTGGAAACAAGATTGTCTGGTGGATATACAACCTAA
- the LOC116020860 gene encoding mitogen-activated protein kinase kinase kinase 18-like, giving the protein MEWSRGPIIGRGSSATVFLAADASSGELFAVKSAEFSDSGLLQKEKSILSQLDSPHVIKCLGFDITCEENKVMYNVLLEYVSGGTLCDVVKKLGSCVSEPMIRFCAREVLLGIEYLHSKGIVHCDLKGRNVLVSEDGAVKIADLGCAKLVGNGGVVSSGFSGTPAFMAPEVARGEEQGFAADIWAFGCTIIEMASGSSPWPEMDDPVSALYRIGYSEDAVPEFPGWISGEAKDFLSKCLNRNAKDRWSATELLHHPFLQNPNSNPEKLEILPRNSPTSVIDQGFWESIEPSKSPVPASPVDPPANRIGRLIGSSTFPDWEDDEQGWVNVRGIIETVNLSPIEKTDKTIFQTDCNLDQEDEDELMEVEPFLFPEDLECLRTGNGGFLFDFFAEKISFSSRLGTTINIALSHENVKHQLSLGIQTFMKNMIKISYLMDSHNIIIKLLIRR; this is encoded by the coding sequence ATGGAGTGGAGTAGGGGGCCCATCATCGGCCGGGGCTCCTCCGCCACCGTCTTTCTCGCCGCCGATGCGTCCTCCGGTGAACTCTTCGCGGTTAAGTCTGCCGAGTTCTCCGATTCCGGTCTGCTGCAAAAAGAGAAGTCCATACTTTCTCAACTCGATTCTCCTCACGTGATCAAGTGCCTGGGATTTGACATCACGTGCGAGGAGAATAAGGTTATGTACAACGTTTTGTTGGAGTATGTTTCCGGTGGGACCCTCTGTGATGTGGTTAAGAAGCTGGGGAGTTGTGTTAGTGAACCCATGATTCGATTCTGTGCTCGTGAGGTTTTGTTGGGGATAGAATATCTCCATTCGAAAGGCATTGTACATTGTGATTTGAAGGGACGGAATGTTTTGGTCAGTGAAGACGGTGCGGTTAAGATTGCTGATTTGGGGTGTGCGAAATTGGTGGGAAATGGAGGAGTTGTTAGTTCTGGATTTTCCGGCACGCCGGCTTTTATGGCGCCGGAGGTGGCGCGTGGCGAAGAGCAAGGATTTGCAGCTGATATTTGGGCGTTTGGGTGCACGATCATCGAAATGGCGAGTGGATCTTCGCCGTGGCCGGAGATGGACGACCCGGTTTCGGCTCTTTACAGAATCGGTTATTCCGAGGATGCCGTGCCCGAATTTCCCGGCTGGATTTCCGGCGAGGCTAAGGATTTCTTGAGCAAATGCTTAAACAGAAACGCCAAAGACCGGTGGTCGGCAACGGAGCTTCTTCACCACCCGTTTCTGCAAAATCCGAATTCTAATCCCGAAAAACTCGAAATTCTTCCTAGGAATTCTCCCACGAGTGTAATTGATCAAGGCTTTTGGGAATCAATTGAGCCGTCAAAATCACCTGTCCCGGCCTCTCCCGTCGATCCTCCGGCGAATAGGATCGGACGGTTGATCGGATCATCAACCTTTCCCGATTGGGAAGACGACGAGCAAGGTTGGGTGAACGTAAGAGGAATAATCGAAACTGTTAATTTGTCACCTATAGAAAAAACGGATAAAACTATATTTCAAACTGATTGCAACCTTGatcaagaagatgaagatgagttAATGGAGGTGGAGCCATTTCTCTTTCCAGAAGATTTGGAGTGCTTGAGGACCGGCAATGGAGGTTTTCTGTTTGATTTTTTTGCAGAGAAGATTAGCTTTAGTTCTAGGTTAGGTACAACAATAAATATAGCATTGTCACATGAGAATGTTAAACATCAGTTATCACTCGGAATTCAAACTTTTATGAAGAATAtgattaaaatttcatatttaatggaCTCACATAATATCATTATAAAGTTGTTGATTAGaaggtaa
- the LOC116020861 gene encoding uncharacterized protein LOC116020861: MIQPLYTLVFSEVAILLLLLFKTPLRNPLVMLLGRFKRGRGPVIAKTAGGTLFMVLISIFYNMSRIKTDHLLLANHLLEASLLGFSLFLAMMIDRIHYYIKELQTMRKDLEAATKQIHTRSSKEIDKTASKDD; this comes from the exons ATGATTCAACCTTTGTATACTCTGGTGTTCTCAGAAGTGGCAATATTACTTTTGCTGCTTTTCAAGACGCCGCTGAGGAATCCACTGGTGATGCTGTTGGGAAGGTTCAAGCGAGGGAGAGGCCCTGTCATTGCCAAAACCGCGGGCGGAACCTTATTCATGGTGCTCATCTCCATCTTCTACAATATGTCCCGGATAAAGACTGACCATCTTCTTCTTGCTAATCACCTTCTCGAAGCATCACTCTTAG GATTTTCTCTATTCCTAGCGATGATGATAGACAGGATTCACTATTATATAAAAGAGCTACAGACGATGAGGAAGGATTTGGAGGCTGCAACCAAACAGATCCACACTCGTAGCAGCAAAGAGATTGACAAAACAGCCTCAAAAGATgattaa
- the LOC116018780 gene encoding GDSL esterase/lipase At5g55050, with the protein MMGFACSHRKMNFLIVFLSFSFFLSCCSFSEAQKVPAMYVFGDSLVDVGNNDHIDSIIRADFPHNGVDYPGRKATGRFSNGNNSADFIAEKVGLPTPPPYLSDKNNVFLKGVSFASGGAGILNSTNNGVISKALHLSDQVRLFSTVQQKLVNQLGAAAAKQQLSKSPFLILIGSNDLINYFNSDSKHPKTTPPQQFVDQMIATLKPYLQQLHGLGARKFVIPAVPAIGCMPLLRHQHPNKTGECLDGANYWANKYNQGLQSMLQSLKSSLNDFNYSYFDTYNYLLTIIQNPSTYGFKEVKAACCGLGRLNAEIPCTPISIYCSNRSDYIFWDRYHPTEAAASVLASAVFSGSKQYANPVNLNQLISL; encoded by the exons ATGATGGGTTTTGCTTGTTCTCACAGAaagatgaattttttaattgttttcttgTCTTTCTCCTTCTTCTTGAGTTGTTGTTCTTTCTCGGAGGCTCAGAAAGTGCCCGCCATGTATGTGTTTGGTGATTCTTTGGTCGATGTGGGCAACAACGACCACATTGATTCCATCATTCGGGCTGATTTTCCTCACAACGGTGTCGATTATCCTGGCCGGAAAGCCACCGGAAGGTTTAGTAATGGCAACAATTCTGCTGATTTTATTG CTGAGAAAGTGGGATTGCCGACTCCTCCACCATACCTTTCCGACAAGAACAATGTTTTCCTCAAAGGTGTAAGCTTTGCTTCTGGAGGCGCTGGAATCCTCAACTCCACAAATAATGGCGTTATT AGCAAGGCACTACATCTTTCGGATCAAGTACGACTATTCTCCACGGTGCAACAAAAATTGGTGAACCAGCTAGGAGCTGCCGCAGCTAAACAGCAACTCTCCAAATCTCCCTTCCTCATTCTCATAGGAAGCAATGACCTCATCAACTACTTCAACTCCGATTCAAAGCACCCCAAGACCACTCCGCCGCAACAATTCGTTGATCAGATGATTGCCACCCTCAAACCCTACTTACAA CAATTGCACGGTTTGGGGGCACGTAAATTTGTGATTCCGGCGGTGCCGGCGATCGGATGCATGCCGTTGCTGCGGCACCAGCACCCGAACAAAACCGGGGAGTGCCTCGACGGAGCAAATTACTGGGCAAACAAGTACAACCAAGGACTTCAGTCAATGCTTCAGAGCTTGAAATCCAGTCTCAATGACTTCAACTACTCATATTtcgacacctacaattaccttcTAACCATCATTCAAAACCCATCAACTTACG GGTTTAAGGAGGTGAAAGCTGCATGCTGTGGATTGGGGAGGTTGAATGCTGAGATTCCATGCACTCCGATATCCATATATTGCTCCAACAGAAGTGATTATATTTTCTGGGACAGATATCACCCCACAGAGGCCGCAGCTAGTGTTCTAGCCAGTGCAGTTTTTAGTGGCTCTAAACAATATGCAAACCCTGTCAATCTCAATCAACTTATTTCTTTGTAA
- the LOC116019336 gene encoding probable tetraacyldisaccharide 4'-kinase, mitochondrial isoform X1: MEKLARLVTQIAYTPPSQRLSTLSPLHLSLLPLLSFASSFFRLAVSLRHRLYRYGFLRQQRLPVPVISVGNLTWGGNGKTPMVEFLARWLADSGIPPLILTRGYGGADEVKMLERHLRETPVKIGVGANRAAIAASFFQRHGYMNPKDNSTRTNLCVDRIGAAVLDDGMQHLNVWRDIEIVMVNAMMPWGNHRLLPLGPLREPFTALNRADFVVVHHADLVSKQDIEAIESTVRKFNESVPIFFSTLAPLYFMKAGNISCKLSLKDISKAIILCVSAIGSADSFVQRIKKMGPMLVDRLDFRDHHLFLPEDIDMIRKRLQKLESEFASTPIVVVTEKDYDRAPEVLKHLNYEVLVLCSSLQILSSKGSKEDGFKKCLRQCLETRLSGGYTT, encoded by the exons ATGGAGAAACTGGCAAGACTGGTGACCCAAATAGCCTACACTCCACCTTCGCAGAGGCTCTCCACTCTTTCACCGCTCCACCTCTCCCTTCTCCCACTTCTGTCCTTTGCATCATCTTTTTTCCGGCTAGCAGTTTCCCTCCGGCATCGCCTCTACCGATATGGGTTCTTACGCCAGCAAAG GCTACCTGTACCTGTGATTAGCGTCGGGAATTTGACTTGGGGAGGCAATGGCAAGACTCCAATGGTGGAGTTTCTTGCTCGTTGGCTGGCTGATTCTGGGATTCCACCCCTTATTCTTACTAGG GGCTATGGTGGTGCAGATGAAGTTAAGATGCTCGAGAGGCATCTTCGGGAGACGCCTGTAAAGATAGGTGTTGGCGCAAATAGGGCTGCAATTGCTGCTAGTTTTTTTCAAAGACATGGTTATATGAATCCTAAAGACAATAGTACTCGTACTAATTTGTGTGTGGACCGAATTGGGGCTGCAGTCTTAGATGACGGAATGCAG CACCTTAACGTGTGGCGTGACATAGAGATTGTAATGGTGAATGCAATGATGCCCTGGGGCAACCATCGGTTACTCCCGCTTGGACCTTTAAGAGAACCTTTTACAGCACTTAACCGAGCAGATTTTGTTGTAGTGCATCATGCAGACCTG GTATCGAAACAGGATATTGAAGCTATAGAGTCAACAGTTCGAAAATTTAATGAATCAGTTCCCATATTCTTCAGCACATTAGCTCCTCTATACTTTATGAAAGCCGGAAACATATCCTGCAAATTATCTTTGAAGGACATATCTAAGGCAATCATCTTATGTGTCTCTGCCATAGGATCTGCAGATTCTTTTGTGCAGAGGATTAAAAAG ATGGGGCCAATGCTTGTTGATAGACTCGACTTCAGAGACCACCATTTGTTTCTACCTGAG GATATTGACATGATAAGAAAGAGACTCCAAAAACTTGAATCTGAGTTTGCTTCGACTCCAATTGTGGTTGTAACTGAAAAG GACTATGATAGAGCTCCCGAGGTTCTTAAACATCTGAACTATGAAGTCTTGGTGCTTTGTTCATCCTTGCAAATCCTGTCTTCTAAGGGAAGTAAAGAAGATGGCTTCAAGAAATGCTTGAGGCAGTGTCTGGAAACAAGATTGTCTGGTGGATATACAACCTAA